A single Iodidimonas sp. SYSU 1G8 DNA region contains:
- the ectA gene encoding diaminobutyrate acetyltransferase: protein MHEQTDSLSGGDEEPLTFRQPAVEDGAAMWALAKATGGLDMNSPYAYLMVGAYMGKTSIVAEDGDHLAGFISGFAAPEKPDTLFVWQVGVAPDQRGRKIATRMLLALLRRPEMSGIRFVETTVTPSNAASLALFNGLARHMGGQCDTIGQFGRTLFPGDGHEEELVLRIGPFGAAGHQGVST from the coding sequence GTGCATGAACAAACCGACAGCCTGTCCGGCGGTGATGAAGAGCCGCTGACATTCCGCCAGCCCGCCGTGGAAGACGGCGCGGCCATGTGGGCCCTGGCCAAGGCGACCGGCGGCCTCGACATGAACTCACCCTATGCCTACCTGATGGTCGGCGCCTATATGGGCAAGACGTCCATCGTCGCCGAAGATGGCGACCACCTCGCCGGCTTTATCAGTGGTTTCGCCGCACCCGAGAAGCCCGACACACTGTTCGTCTGGCAGGTCGGCGTGGCGCCGGACCAACGCGGGCGCAAGATCGCCACCCGCATGTTGCTGGCACTGTTGCGGCGGCCCGAGATGAGCGGCATCCGCTTCGTCGAGACCACCGTGACGCCATCCAACGCCGCGTCGCTGGCGCTATTCAACGGCCTTGCCCGCCACATGGGCGGCCAGTGCGACACCATCGGCCAGTTTGGCCGCACCCTATTCCCCGGCGACGGCCATGAAGAAGAGCTGGTGCTCCGCATCGGCCCCTTTGGCGCCGCCGGCCATCAAGGAGTATCCACATGA
- a CDS encoding DHA2 family efflux MFS transporter permease subunit translates to MSDLPSHPAAGERPSMIVPLVIACALFMETLDGTVIATAIPAISRSLGESPLALNMAMTAYMLSLAVFIPLSGWLADRFGARRVFCSAIAVFTLSSLGCALAQDLNQLLVARVVQGMGGAMMMPVGRLILLRTIPKSEFVKAMSWVVVPALIGPAVGPLLGGFIATYWSWRWIFLINLPIGMLGLFLALRFIGPVTGPTPGKPDIVGFVLVGLGLGAFAFGVDNLGRGLDSAAVIIAGFTVSAAALGLYVRHARKAENPALDLGLLRIATFRIALVGGSVFRIAIGTIPFLLPLMFQLGFGMTPLESGALTFATAIGAMSLKTVAPWVLRRYGFRRLLTWNALFSGVLLGITGLIQPDTPYLVVLGILLFSGFFRSLQFTCVNAVGFADVPPERMSNATSFSGVAQQLSLGMGVAFAALMLGLMPSAGGHAPGSMDPGDFMPIFAAAGLVCAASWLSFRHLTADAGQEMSGYRKPSDE, encoded by the coding sequence TTGTCCGATCTCCCCTCCCATCCCGCCGCCGGCGAGCGTCCTTCCATGATCGTGCCGCTGGTGATCGCCTGCGCGCTGTTCATGGAAACCCTCGACGGAACGGTGATCGCCACCGCCATTCCGGCGATCTCCCGCAGTCTGGGCGAAAGCCCGCTGGCGCTGAACATGGCGATGACCGCCTACATGCTCAGCCTCGCGGTTTTCATTCCGCTCAGCGGCTGGCTGGCCGACCGGTTCGGGGCGCGGCGTGTGTTCTGTTCGGCCATCGCCGTGTTCACGCTCAGTTCGCTTGGCTGCGCGTTGGCACAGGATCTGAACCAGCTTTTGGTCGCGCGCGTGGTCCAGGGAATGGGCGGCGCCATGATGATGCCCGTGGGCCGCCTGATCCTGCTGCGCACCATCCCGAAGAGCGAGTTCGTGAAAGCCATGAGCTGGGTGGTCGTGCCCGCGCTGATCGGTCCCGCGGTCGGGCCGCTACTGGGCGGCTTCATCGCCACCTACTGGTCGTGGCGCTGGATATTCCTGATCAACCTGCCCATCGGCATGCTGGGGCTTTTTCTCGCGCTGCGCTTCATCGGCCCGGTGACCGGCCCCACGCCGGGCAAGCCGGACATTGTCGGCTTTGTCCTGGTCGGCCTTGGACTGGGCGCCTTCGCGTTCGGCGTCGACAATCTGGGACGCGGCCTCGACTCCGCCGCTGTCATCATCGCGGGCTTTACCGTCTCGGCGGCGGCGCTGGGGCTCTATGTCCGGCATGCCAGGAAGGCCGAAAATCCTGCGCTGGACCTGGGATTGCTGCGCATTGCCACGTTCCGGATCGCGCTGGTCGGCGGCAGCGTCTTCCGCATCGCCATCGGGACGATCCCGTTCCTGTTGCCGCTGATGTTCCAGCTAGGCTTCGGCATGACGCCGCTGGAATCCGGCGCGCTGACCTTCGCGACGGCCATTGGCGCCATGAGCCTCAAGACGGTCGCGCCCTGGGTGCTGCGCCGCTACGGCTTTCGCCGCCTGCTGACCTGGAATGCCCTGTTCAGCGGGGTGCTTCTCGGCATCACCGGCCTGATCCAGCCCGACACGCCCTACCTGGTGGTGCTGGGCATTCTGCTGTTCTCGGGATTCTTCCGGTCGCTGCAGTTCACCTGCGTCAATGCCGTGGGCTTCGCCGACGTGCCGCCCGAGCGGATGAGCAACGCCACCAGCTTTTCCGGCGTGGCGCAGCAACTCAGCCTCGGCATGGGTGTCGCCTTCGCGGCGTTGATGCTCGGCCTCATGCCCAGTGCCGGCGGACATGCGCCCGGCAGCATGGATCCCGGCGATTTCATGCCGATCTTCGCCGCCGCCGGCCTGGTCTGCGCGGCGTCATGGCTGTCGTTCCGCCATCTGACGGCCGATGCGGGGCAGGAAATGAGCGGCTACCGCAAGCCTTCGGACGAGTGA